In a single window of the Acinetobacter sp. CS-2 genome:
- a CDS encoding arylesterase, giving the protein MLSLGLSPVIASAKTIMIVGDSISAGYGLQAGQGWVALLQKRLDQQYPKQHKVVNASVSGETTSGAVARLPKLLQTHKPHIVVIELGGNDGLRGQPPLLIQKNLTTLVQQSQKAKAKVIVFGMKIPPNYGTAYSKAFEKNYKIVSQQHKVKLLPFFLEGVAGKKDLMQTDLVHPNASAQSILLNNAYPYIKGAL; this is encoded by the coding sequence ATGCTCAGTCTGGGTCTTAGCCCAGTCATAGCATCTGCGAAAACCATTATGATTGTGGGTGACAGTATTAGTGCAGGTTATGGCCTACAGGCAGGGCAAGGCTGGGTAGCATTATTACAGAAACGTCTAGACCAACAATATCCGAAACAACATAAAGTGGTCAATGCCAGTGTCAGCGGTGAAACCACCAGTGGTGCTGTGGCGCGTTTACCGAAATTGCTGCAAACACATAAGCCACATATTGTGGTGATTGAACTGGGCGGAAATGATGGTTTGCGCGGTCAGCCACCGCTGTTGATTCAAAAAAACCTGACGACTTTAGTACAGCAAAGTCAAAAGGCAAAAGCAAAAGTGATTGTTTTTGGAATGAAAATTCCGCCCAATTACGGCACAGCTTATAGCAAGGCCTTTGAGAAAAATTATAAGATTGTCAGTCAACAACATAAGGTAAAATTGTTGCCGTTCTTTTTAGAAGGGGTTGCTGGCAAAAAAGACCTGATGCAAACCGATCTGGTTCATCCCAATGCATCTGCCCAAAGCATCTTGTTGAACAATGCTTATCCCTATATAAAAGGCGCTTTATAA
- a CDS encoding carbonic anhydrase, with protein sequence MLTAEEALDRLKKGNQRFVNGETTHLKLLTHQQRAEMAESQDPFAIVLGCSDSRVPAEMVFDQGLGDLFVIRVAGNIVAPSQVGSVEFAAESFHCPVVIVLGHTHCGAIHSTIDALTNPAAPPSANLMSIVNRVRPSVEILMQTELKDDLDKLSKHAVRSNVFASVNQLRHGSAVLENLIVQGKLKVVGAEYSLETGEVVFFDF encoded by the coding sequence ATGCTAACAGCAGAAGAAGCTTTGGATCGTTTAAAAAAAGGGAACCAGCGTTTTGTAAACGGTGAAACAACCCATTTGAAGCTTTTGACTCACCAACAGCGCGCAGAAATGGCCGAAAGCCAAGACCCATTTGCGATTGTTTTAGGCTGTTCAGATTCCCGCGTACCGGCTGAAATGGTATTTGATCAGGGGCTGGGTGATTTATTTGTTATTCGTGTAGCGGGTAATATTGTTGCGCCATCTCAAGTGGGAAGTGTCGAATTTGCAGCAGAAAGTTTTCATTGCCCTGTAGTGATCGTATTGGGTCATACGCATTGTGGTGCCATTCATTCCACCATTGATGCCTTGACCAATCCAGCAGCTCCACCATCAGCAAACTTGATGTCGATTGTCAACCGCGTACGTCCTTCAGTTGAAATTTTAATGCAGACTGAACTTAAAGATGATCTGGATAAACTGTCTAAACATGCAGTACGTTCCAACGTTTTTGCATCTGTGAATCAGTTGCGTCACGGGTCTGCGGTATTGGAAAATCTAATTGTCCAAGGCAAATTAAAAGTAGTAGGTGCAGAGTATTCACTTGAAACGGGTGAAGTGGTTTTCTTTGATTTTTAA
- the tnpC gene encoding IS66 family transposase translates to MNTLPDLSQLTHEQLLEFTRQLAMQHQSLAQSNQELEKSNQQLDAKVQHLSILNQKYEHELALFKKHKFGSKNEHLTAKQIHLWDEAVEEDIAAVDLELERLNADKTHAATQKATVNKPKRRLLPDHLHTIRIEHEPASTQCSCGCQLRRIGEDISEKLHFRPAQFYKEQHVRGKWVCDQCDTLTQQAMPAYVIDKGIASPELLSHVLVSKYADHLPLYRQRLIYQRAGIDLSRSTLSDWIGRCGVELEPLANALKQVVLQQRVIHADETPVTIMRMGDDEKKPKKGYVWAYATTQYNPVQAVIYDFQDSRSGQHAEEFLKGWQGHLVCDDYSGYKARFKSGQVIEVGCMAHARRKFHELHVTGKSQVAEQALVLIQKLYAIEAELRKKTDGTAEDRREYRQQHSQPVMQQLYEWLNQHHLTVPSSSPTAKAINYTLKRWPALSRYLDDGNLPICNNWIENQMRPWALGRKNWLFAGSLRSGQRAANIMTLIQSAKLNGLDPYAYLSDVLKRLPTHKVTQIEELLPHRWKSDQN, encoded by the coding sequence ATGAATACGCTGCCTGACTTAAGCCAACTGACCCATGAACAACTGCTGGAATTCACCAGACAGTTGGCGATGCAGCATCAGTCTCTGGCACAATCAAATCAAGAATTAGAAAAATCAAACCAGCAATTGGATGCCAAAGTTCAGCATCTTTCTATTCTCAATCAAAAATACGAGCATGAACTGGCGCTGTTTAAAAAGCATAAATTCGGCAGTAAAAACGAACATCTCACCGCAAAACAAATCCATCTATGGGACGAAGCGGTCGAAGAAGATATCGCAGCCGTTGATCTGGAATTAGAACGATTAAATGCAGATAAAACCCATGCAGCGACACAGAAAGCCACAGTCAACAAACCTAAACGTCGACTGCTGCCAGATCATCTACACACCATCCGTATTGAGCATGAACCTGCATCAACCCAATGCAGTTGTGGCTGCCAGTTACGTCGTATCGGCGAAGATATCAGTGAAAAACTGCATTTCAGACCGGCACAGTTCTACAAGGAACAGCATGTCCGTGGCAAATGGGTCTGTGATCAGTGTGACACCCTGACTCAGCAAGCGATGCCTGCCTATGTGATTGATAAAGGCATTGCTTCACCTGAACTGCTCAGCCATGTGCTGGTATCGAAGTATGCCGATCATTTACCGCTGTACCGTCAGCGCCTGATCTATCAGCGGGCTGGCATTGATCTGTCCAGATCCACTTTATCTGACTGGATTGGTCGCTGCGGTGTGGAACTGGAACCTCTGGCTAATGCCTTAAAACAGGTGGTGTTGCAACAGCGGGTGATCCATGCCGATGAAACGCCGGTCACCATCATGCGGATGGGTGATGATGAGAAAAAACCGAAGAAAGGTTATGTCTGGGCCTATGCCACCACACAGTACAATCCAGTTCAAGCGGTGATCTATGACTTTCAGGATAGTCGTTCAGGTCAGCATGCTGAAGAGTTCCTGAAAGGCTGGCAGGGTCATCTGGTCTGTGATGATTACAGTGGTTATAAAGCACGCTTTAAATCAGGCCAGGTCATTGAGGTGGGCTGCATGGCCCATGCACGTCGTAAATTCCATGAACTGCATGTGACCGGGAAAAGTCAGGTCGCTGAACAGGCATTAGTGCTGATTCAGAAACTGTATGCCATAGAAGCAGAACTCAGGAAAAAGACGGATGGTACAGCGGAAGACCGCCGCGAATACCGACAACAGCATAGCCAACCGGTGATGCAACAACTATATGAATGGCTCAACCAACATCATCTGACGGTGCCATCGAGTTCTCCCACCGCCAAGGCCATCAATTACACTCTGAAGCGTTGGCCAGCTTTAAGCCGCTATTTGGATGATGGCAATCTACCGATTTGCAATAACTGGATTGAAAATCAGATGCGCCCCTGGGCGTTGGGACGTAAGAACTGGCTGTTTGCTGGCTCGCTGCGCAGCGGCCAACGAGCTGCCAATATCATGACTTTAATCCAGTCAGCAAAGCTGAATGGACTGGATCCGTATGCCTATTTAAGTGATGTGCTGAAAAGGCTGCCGACGCATAAAGTGACCCAAATAGAAGAATTACTGCCACACCGCTGGAAATCCGACCAAAATTAA
- a CDS encoding ABC transporter ATP-binding protein encodes MTYVNSDHSIMPQVIISAQQLSQKIKFAQKELSIFENLSFDIYRGEQVAITGRSGSGKSTLLGILATLDQASSGTLQVCGQSIGELNEEQRALVRLKNIGFVFQSFQLLPHLTAVENVMLPLRLQQNFNFAAAEKKALALLKKVGLERQATQTPKVLSGGEQQRVAIARALISDPQIIFADEPTGNLDAQTANEIEQLLFQLNREFGTTLVLVTHDSTLAQQCQRHFELRDGHLIEHGSGEN; translated from the coding sequence ATGACTTACGTTAATAGCGACCATTCCATCATGCCACAAGTGATTATCTCTGCACAGCAGCTTAGCCAAAAGATAAAATTTGCCCAAAAAGAGCTCAGCATCTTTGAAAATCTAAGCTTTGATATTTATCGTGGTGAACAGGTAGCGATTACCGGACGATCCGGCTCGGGTAAATCGACCTTGCTGGGTATTCTGGCCACGCTGGATCAGGCCAGTTCAGGAACATTGCAGGTATGTGGGCAATCGATTGGCGAATTGAATGAAGAACAGCGTGCGCTGGTGCGCTTAAAAAATATCGGTTTTGTGTTTCAGTCCTTTCAGCTGCTACCGCACTTAACGGCGGTGGAAAATGTCATGTTACCGCTACGCTTACAGCAAAATTTTAACTTTGCTGCAGCGGAAAAAAAGGCTTTAGCCTTACTGAAAAAAGTCGGCTTGGAACGTCAGGCCACCCAAACTCCCAAAGTCTTGTCTGGTGGTGAGCAGCAAAGGGTAGCGATTGCCCGTGCTTTAATCAGCGATCCACAAATTATTTTTGCTGATGAACCAACCGGTAATCTGGATGCGCAAACCGCCAATGAAATTGAACAACTGTTGTTTCAGCTGAATCGTGAGTTTGGCACCACGCTAGTGCTGGTCACTCATGATTCAACATTGGCCCAGCAATGCCAGCGTCATTTTGAGTTGCGTGATGGCCATTTGATCGAACATGGCTCGGGAGAGAACTGA
- a CDS encoding rhomboid family intramembrane serine protease has protein sequence MAELSPPPIRTKPEVHLWWLTAVFIAINVGLFLWQVLSGVNITTPSLVDAIHWGADYAPLTFLEEPTRLFTSMFFHFGLIHLMLNMWALYIFGSVAEQLLGRFYYLGLYILAGLMGSLLSGFIDIQNTFALLQSNDPKFLPTVSAGASGAVMGIGSALTILSLLPLLPKQRFILDKKSLLMIMGINLLIGFTIAGINNAAHIGGMLMGAVLTAIWYVGQRIHKPNLAFVVGMAVGIISCYLLYAYCMQQVQILEPVWRQILAAMRAQLHF, from the coding sequence ATGGCCGAACTTTCTCCCCCTCCCATTCGAACTAAACCCGAGGTTCATCTTTGGTGGCTAACGGCAGTTTTTATTGCCATCAATGTCGGTTTATTTCTCTGGCAAGTCCTGAGTGGAGTCAATATTACGACTCCAAGTCTGGTCGATGCGATTCATTGGGGTGCTGATTATGCACCTTTAACCTTTTTAGAGGAACCCACTCGCCTGTTTACAAGCATGTTTTTTCATTTTGGCCTGATCCATTTAATGCTAAACATGTGGGCACTGTATATTTTTGGCAGTGTGGCTGAACAGCTGTTAGGCCGGTTTTATTATCTGGGACTTTATATTCTTGCCGGTCTGATGGGCAGTTTACTCAGTGGTTTCATTGATATTCAAAATACCTTTGCACTCTTGCAAAGCAATGATCCTAAGTTTCTTCCCACCGTCAGTGCCGGTGCATCGGGTGCCGTGATGGGTATTGGCAGTGCATTGACTATTTTATCCCTACTCCCCCTATTACCGAAACAACGTTTTATTCTAGATAAAAAAAGCCTGCTGATGATTATGGGCATCAATTTGTTGATTGGCTTTACCATCGCCGGAATTAACAATGCCGCACATATTGGCGGCATGTTGATGGGTGCGGTGCTGACAGCAATCTGGTATGTGGGACAAAGAATACATAAACCGAATTTGGCTTTTGTAGTAGGCATGGCAGTAGGCATCATCAGCTGTTATTTGCTGTATGCTTACTGCATGCAGCAAGTGCAGATTCTGGAACCAGTCTGGCGGCAAATATTAGCCGCTATGCGGGCACAACTGCATTTTTAA
- a CDS encoding ABC transporter permease, with protein sequence MNRLFRPLLTQSFKSTGVYLLIIALTLAISATTALKFSNEQIQNAVALQAAEMLAADLVLSDNQPLEQKWQNQARRLKLQLSQVTAFSSMARTDDQFVMVNVKAIDQAFPLRGEFQVLPQAQTIQSGEVWMSPRAIDLLHVKLGDRVNIADGQFKVTAKIVYDSNQEMGFSGFSPTVIISRNDVAKTNAIQVGSRAEYRLLMAGDPEQTKQFEQDFKQQQHATLPKTALDAPTQDEQNSLRLRNASESNSRLMKPIANLDTFLQLSNILTILLCGIAIALTSQRYVQQNQDNIALMRCIGATRGQILNAYLTLLAVVLLVAMLIGSLVGVALGYGLLQLMLQLIPNLQIAFSAGEMLLGPLPIAMLTSAVVLLGFIVPSLWQLLNTPPIRVIRQQEKSVQSMLWMLIMGTASLALFSIVLTENILLTAWVMGAIVLLCTLLYVLIWGCLKFIKNLKGAISAYVRVPYQTAFQITALALGLSLMTVLTVLRTDLLERWQQQLPAGTPNQFVYGLPPFDMPAFKAQIKQHGWPSTPLYPNIRGRLVAKNDQPFAADLVKSNNSLRRELNLTQTTEYPADNIIVQGTAALKHPGEVSVEAKIAEELGIKIGDRLTFSLPEGLIQAKVVNLRSVEWESFSPNFFFIFAPKTMDENAGSYLGSFYVPEQDKNQMVALIQQFSNTVFIDVSQILDEVKRLVNVLVQIVTILALLVSVSGILVLIACLNLLMDERKREVALLRSFGSSKQKLKQMMTLEIGFMGFMAGIVSCLFAEVISAIASYKMNLLIQPHWQIWLILPILMTLLCALIGRYRLSYLCDIPPLQSLREMNQ encoded by the coding sequence ATGAATCGATTATTTCGGCCCTTGTTGACGCAAAGCTTTAAAAGTACGGGTGTTTATCTGCTGATTATTGCCTTGACCCTGGCGATTAGTGCCACCACTGCGCTGAAATTTAGCAATGAACAGATTCAGAATGCCGTAGCCTTACAGGCAGCAGAAATGCTGGCAGCTGACCTGGTGCTGAGCGACAATCAGCCACTGGAACAAAAGTGGCAGAATCAGGCCAGACGATTAAAACTGCAACTATCCCAAGTCACCGCTTTCAGTTCAATGGCGCGTACCGATGATCAATTTGTCATGGTTAATGTCAAAGCCATCGATCAGGCATTTCCCTTACGCGGCGAGTTTCAGGTGCTGCCCCAGGCCCAAACCATCCAGTCCGGTGAGGTCTGGATGAGCCCACGTGCCATAGATTTATTGCATGTTAAATTGGGTGATAGGGTCAATATCGCGGATGGACAGTTTAAGGTCACGGCAAAAATTGTGTATGATTCCAATCAGGAAATGGGTTTTTCTGGTTTTTCACCGACGGTGATTATTTCCCGTAATGATGTAGCCAAAACCAATGCCATTCAGGTGGGGAGCCGTGCCGAGTATCGTTTGTTAATGGCGGGTGATCCCGAGCAAACCAAGCAGTTTGAACAAGATTTTAAGCAACAGCAGCACGCGACCTTGCCGAAAACAGCACTCGATGCACCAACACAGGATGAGCAGAATAGTCTCAGGTTAAGAAATGCCAGCGAAAGCAATAGTCGTTTAATGAAACCGATTGCCAATCTGGATACCTTCCTGCAACTGAGCAATATCTTGACCATTTTGCTGTGCGGGATTGCGATTGCTCTGACCAGCCAGCGTTATGTACAACAAAATCAGGACAATATTGCATTGATGCGTTGTATCGGTGCGACACGAGGACAGATTCTCAATGCCTATCTTACCTTGCTGGCCGTGGTTTTGCTGGTCGCCATGCTGATTGGCAGTCTGGTGGGTGTCGCTTTGGGTTACGGTTTGCTGCAATTGATGCTGCAACTGATTCCAAATTTACAGATTGCATTTTCAGCAGGAGAGATGCTGCTGGGACCATTACCGATTGCCATGCTGACCAGCGCAGTGGTGCTATTGGGATTCATTGTGCCCAGCTTATGGCAATTGCTCAATACCCCGCCGATTCGGGTCATTCGCCAGCAAGAAAAGTCAGTACAATCCATGCTCTGGATGTTAATCATGGGCACAGCCAGCTTGGCCCTGTTCAGTATCGTATTGACAGAAAATATCTTGCTCACTGCTTGGGTAATGGGGGCGATTGTACTGCTGTGTACACTGCTCTATGTATTGATCTGGGGCTGTTTAAAGTTCATCAAAAACCTGAAAGGGGCAATTTCAGCCTATGTGCGGGTGCCGTATCAAACAGCTTTTCAAATTACTGCTCTGGCACTGGGCCTGAGTCTGATGACAGTGTTAACCGTGTTGCGGACAGATTTGCTGGAACGTTGGCAGCAGCAATTGCCTGCAGGCACACCGAATCAGTTTGTTTATGGCCTGCCACCGTTTGATATGCCAGCCTTTAAAGCTCAGATTAAGCAACATGGATGGCCAAGTACGCCTTTATATCCCAATATTCGTGGCCGATTGGTGGCGAAGAATGATCAGCCCTTTGCAGCAGATCTGGTCAAAAGCAACAATTCTTTACGCCGTGAACTGAATTTAACTCAAACCACCGAATATCCGGCTGACAATATCATTGTGCAGGGCACAGCAGCCTTGAAACATCCTGGTGAGGTGTCGGTTGAAGCCAAAATTGCAGAGGAATTGGGCATCAAAATCGGCGATCGGTTGACTTTCAGCCTGCCTGAAGGATTGATTCAGGCCAAAGTAGTGAACTTGCGCAGTGTGGAATGGGAAAGCTTTAGTCCGAATTTTTTCTTTATTTTCGCCCCCAAAACTATGGATGAAAATGCGGGTAGCTATTTAGGCAGTTTTTATGTACCGGAACAGGATAAAAACCAGATGGTTGCGCTGATTCAGCAATTCTCTAACACCGTTTTTATTGATGTTAGCCAGATTCTGGATGAGGTCAAACGTCTGGTGAATGTCCTTGTACAAATTGTTACCATTCTGGCACTGTTGGTCAGTGTTTCGGGTATTCTGGTGTTAATAGCCTGTTTAAACCTGTTGATGGATGAGCGTAAACGTGAAGTGGCTTTGCTACGTTCATTCGGCAGTTCCAAACAAAAACTTAAGCAGATGATGACCCTGGAAATTGGTTTTATGGGATTCATGGCAGGAATCGTATCTTGCCTGTTTGCCGAAGTCATCAGCGCCATTGCCAGTTATAAAATGAATCTGCTGATTCAGCCCCATTGGCAAATCTGGCTGATTTTACCCATACTGATGACGCTACTGTGCGCGCTGATTGGACGTTATCGTTTGAGTTATCTGTGTGATATTCCGCCACTGCAAAGTTTACGTGAGATGAATCAATAG
- the ppk1 gene encoding polyphosphate kinase 1, whose translation MNTAANTTPAQIEYTYNDRYINRELSILDFHLRVLEQAVDPLHPLLDRMNFLLIFSRNLDEFFEIRVAGVMEQLDLGNESRSPDGLTPKQVLDIISKTTHEAIDRQYRILNEQILPKLREEDICFLRRGELTPAQSAWIKKYFQEQVAPVLTPISLDPAHPFPRLVNKSLNFIVTLEGKDAFGRQIDLAVVPAPRSLPRVVRLPDELTGGKEHHVMLSAIIHEHVSDLFPGMTATGCYQFRVTRNADLALNEDVEDLAKALKGELNSRRFGRAVRLEVTHNCPKHIYDYLLDEFDLEEEQLYKVDGPVNLARLLSNFKRPHLRYDSHTPIIPKVLRKSENIFSAMQKQDILLHHPFESFAPVINLLREAARDPQVLAIKQTLYRSGPDSEIVQVLAEAARNGKEVTAVIELRARFDEESNIEVANVLQEAGAVVVYGIVGYKTHAKMILVVRRENNKLVRYVHLGTGNYHAGNARIYTDYGLLTTDKELCEDVHRIFQELTGMGKMAKLKKLLHAPFTLHAQLINFIDDEIANAKAGKPAQIIVKVNALTEMQLINKLYEASQTGVQIDLIIRSICCLRPGLPDLSENIRVRSIVGRFLEHTRVYYFLNGGDSRIYCSSADWMDRNLFNRVEACFPIEDAALKKRIYQQGLLNYLKDNQQAWLLQSDGTWLRAQVAEGQEAHNAQRILLEMIK comes from the coding sequence ATGAATACGGCTGCTAATACGACTCCGGCGCAAATAGAATATACATATAATGATCGCTACATTAATCGTGAGCTTTCTATTCTCGACTTCCATTTGCGGGTATTGGAACAAGCAGTCGATCCTTTGCATCCTTTGCTTGACCGGATGAATTTCCTGCTGATTTTCTCGCGTAATCTGGACGAATTTTTTGAAATTCGCGTTGCTGGGGTGATGGAGCAACTGGACTTGGGTAATGAAAGTCGTAGTCCAGACGGTTTAACTCCTAAACAGGTGCTGGATATTATTTCCAAAACCACGCATGAGGCAATTGACCGCCAATACCGTATTTTAAATGAACAAATTTTGCCTAAACTGCGTGAAGAAGACATCTGTTTCTTGCGTCGCGGCGAATTAACTCCGGCACAGTCGGCTTGGATCAAAAAATATTTTCAGGAACAGGTGGCTCCGGTACTGACGCCAATCAGTCTTGATCCTGCACATCCATTTCCACGTCTGGTCAATAAAAGCCTCAACTTTATTGTGACCCTAGAAGGTAAAGATGCTTTTGGCCGTCAGATTGATCTGGCTGTAGTACCTGCACCGCGTTCATTGCCGCGTGTCGTGCGCTTGCCGGATGAACTTACTGGGGGGAAAGAGCATCATGTGATGCTGTCTGCGATTATTCATGAGCATGTTTCAGACCTGTTCCCGGGCATGACAGCAACCGGCTGTTACCAGTTCCGTGTCACCCGAAATGCCGATTTAGCCTTAAACGAAGATGTAGAAGACCTGGCCAAAGCCCTGAAAGGGGAGTTAAATTCGCGTCGTTTTGGCCGTGCGGTACGTTTGGAAGTGACTCATAATTGCCCGAAACATATCTATGATTATTTGCTGGATGAATTTGATCTGGAAGAAGAGCAACTGTATAAGGTCGATGGCCCGGTTAACTTGGCGCGGTTGTTGTCCAATTTTAAGCGTCCACATTTACGCTATGATTCACACACGCCTATTATTCCGAAAGTGCTGAGAAAGTCTGAAAATATTTTTTCTGCTATGCAGAAACAGGATATTTTACTCCATCATCCCTTTGAATCTTTTGCCCCAGTCATTAATTTACTGCGTGAAGCGGCACGTGATCCACAAGTTTTAGCCATCAAGCAAACGCTATATCGCAGTGGTCCAGATTCTGAAATTGTTCAGGTCTTGGCGGAAGCAGCACGTAATGGCAAGGAAGTGACGGCGGTAATTGAACTCCGTGCCCGTTTCGATGAAGAATCCAATATTGAAGTAGCGAATGTACTGCAAGAAGCTGGAGCAGTCGTCGTGTATGGCATTGTCGGTTATAAAACCCATGCCAAAATGATTCTGGTGGTACGCCGTGAAAACAATAAACTGGTGCGTTATGTACATTTAGGTACCGGTAACTATCATGCCGGTAATGCCCGTATTTATACCGACTATGGCTTGCTGACCACAGACAAAGAGCTTTGTGAAGATGTGCACCGCATTTTCCAGGAATTAACCGGTATGGGGAAAATGGCAAAACTGAAAAAGTTATTGCATGCTCCTTTTACCTTGCATGCTCAGCTGATTAATTTTATTGATGATGAAATTGCTAATGCCAAAGCCGGTAAGCCTGCGCAAATTATTGTCAAGGTGAATGCCTTAACGGAAATGCAACTGATCAATAAATTATATGAAGCATCGCAAACCGGCGTGCAAATTGATCTGATTATCCGTTCAATCTGCTGCCTGCGTCCCGGTTTGCCTGACCTGTCTGAAAATATTCGGGTACGTTCCATCGTTGGACGTTTCCTTGAGCATACCCGTGTCTATTACTTCTTGAACGGAGGAGATAGCCGGATTTACTGTTCAAGTGCAGACTGGATGGATCGTAACCTGTTTAATCGTGTGGAAGCCTGTTTCCCGATTGAAGATGCAGCATTGAAAAAACGCATTTATCAGCAAGGTTTACTGAATTATTTAAAGGATAATCAGCAAGCGTGGTTACTGCAAAGTGATGGTACATGGTTACGTGCACAGGTTGCTGAAGGGCAAGAAGCACATAATGCACAGCGTATATTATTAGAGATGATTAAATAA
- the tnpB gene encoding IS66 family insertion sequence element accessory protein TnpB (TnpB, as the term is used for proteins encoded by IS66 family insertion elements, is considered an accessory protein, since TnpC, encoded by a neighboring gene, is a DDE family transposase.) yields the protein MIRIDEIWLSTQPMDMRAGMDTAMAQIMKAFGSIKPHCAYLFCNKRGHRMKVLVHDGLGIWLCARRLEQGKFHWAKVHQGENVALNPEQLQALIQGLPWQRIGRQQVVTML from the coding sequence ATGATCCGTATCGATGAAATCTGGTTGTCTACTCAGCCCATGGATATGCGTGCAGGAATGGATACGGCCATGGCGCAGATTATGAAAGCCTTTGGCTCAATCAAACCGCATTGCGCCTACCTGTTCTGTAATAAACGTGGCCATCGTATGAAAGTGCTGGTACATGATGGACTGGGCATCTGGCTGTGTGCCAGGCGGCTGGAACAGGGAAAATTCCACTGGGCTAAAGTTCACCAGGGTGAAAACGTAGCTCTCAACCCGGAACAGTTACAGGCATTAATCCAGGGTTTGCCTTGGCAGCGCATTGGACGACAGCAGGTGGTCACGATGCTCTAA
- the mtgA gene encoding monofunctional biosynthetic peptidoglycan transglycosylase gives MKAFIVRSLLILVSLVLLVQLWIFSSLLWWRTHPVDTTMMMRLDYWSEPSKPIKHEWRDYDQISDYMKHAVVAAEDGKFLQHKGFDWEGMQFALERNKDKGKVVAGGSTISQQLAKNLFLYNKRSFLRKGQEAVATWMMERMWSKERILEVYLNSVEFGDNIYGIEAATQHYFGKSARSLSREQAAFLAAILPNPKYYQDHQHDKKLQYRKRMIQKYMRYSHIP, from the coding sequence ATGAAAGCTTTTATTGTTCGTAGTTTGTTAATACTTGTCAGTCTGGTGCTTTTGGTTCAACTGTGGATTTTTTCAAGTTTGCTGTGGTGGCGCACCCATCCGGTGGATACCACCATGATGATGCGTCTGGATTATTGGTCCGAACCTTCGAAACCGATTAAACATGAGTGGCGTGATTATGATCAAATCAGTGATTATATGAAACATGCCGTGGTTGCTGCGGAAGATGGAAAGTTTTTGCAGCATAAAGGTTTCGACTGGGAAGGCATGCAATTCGCCTTAGAACGTAACAAAGACAAGGGTAAAGTGGTCGCAGGCGGTTCAACCATTTCCCAGCAACTGGCCAAAAACCTGTTTTTATACAATAAGCGTTCCTTCCTGCGTAAAGGACAGGAAGCAGTTGCCACCTGGATGATGGAACGCATGTGGTCCAAAGAACGTATTCTGGAAGTCTATCTCAACTCGGTAGAATTTGGTGACAATATCTATGGCATAGAAGCCGCTACCCAGCATTATTTTGGCAAAAGTGCGCGAAGCCTGAGTCGTGAACAGGCGGCATTCTTAGCAGCCATTTTACCTAACCCTAAATATTATCAAGATCATCAACATGATAAAAAATTACAATATCGTAAACGCATGATTCAAAAATATATGCGTTATAGCCATATTCCCTAA